The nucleotide sequence TTATTTAAAGGAGCATTAATTGTTAAATAATATCTTAAAAGATCTGCGTCAAAATCACGAACAAAATCTTCAATCCATATAACCCAATTTTTACTAGTGGACATTTTTTCTCCTTCAAGAGATAAAAATTCCCCTGCATAAATCATATCTGGCATTTTACAACCATATGCTTTAAGAAGACCCGGCCAGAATATTGAATGGTGATAAATAATATCCTTTCCAATAAAGTGAACTACATAATCATTCCAATAATCTTCCCATTTAATCCCAGTTTCACTTGACCATTGGGATGCAGATGAAATATAACCTAAAAATGCTTCAATCCATACATACAATACTTTACCCTTAGCTTCCTCCAGTGGTACTGGAATACCCCAATTCATATCTCTTGTTAAAATCCAATCATTTAAACCTTCACGAAGCCAGTTTTTAGCATAATTCTTAACATTAGACGGAAGATTTTCATTATTTTCAATGTAATCTTTTAAATCATCCTCAAATTCGTTTAATTTAAAAGCATATTGATAGGTATCTTTAATAATAGGTGTGCCACCACAAGTTAAACATTTGGGTTCTTCAAGTTCAGTTGGTTCTAGTGCTCTTCCACATTTTTCACAGTGATCTCCACGAGCTTCAGATCCACAAGCAGGACATAATCCTTCGACATAACGATCAGGCAAGAATTTTTCACAATGATTACAATATAACTGCTCAATATCTTCCCTATAAATAAATCCTTTATTATATAATTCTTTAAAGAAGTTTTGAGCTATTTCATAATGAATTTCATCAGTAGTTCTTGTAAAATTATCTAAAGAAATATTCATTGACTCTACATCACGTACAATCATGTCATGATAACGTTTAGAAATTTCAATAGGTTTTTTATTTTCCTTATCTGCCTTAACTGCTATTGGAGTTCCATGTTCATCAGTAGCACAAACCATCAATACATCATTACCTACCATCCTATTATACCTTGCATAAATATCGGCAGGTAAATATGTAGAACGAATATGACCTAAATGACAAGGCCCATTTGCATAAGGAAGTGCACATGAAATAAAAATCTTAGTCATTTATTGTTCTCCTCATTTATTTTAAACATATAGTAATTATGTAATTCATCTATAATAAAGTAGTATTCTTAATAGCATTATCCTTCTAAAAAAATTTAATATTTTAAAATAAATATTACAAGAAAAAATAAGTTAATTTTTTAATATATGAAATGAAAAGTTAAAATCATGGCTGAAGTTTCTTATATAAATCCATTATCAAGTGAAGGAAGAGAAATTATTCAAAAATATGGTGACTTAAATCAAATCTTTCAGGAAGATGACATTTTAATCGACAAAGTAATCCATACTACCAATCAAAAGATTTCAGATGATGACGTGATTCCTAAATCCTATAAAGATTTGGCTATTAAACGTATCCAATGGGCTATTGAGAAAAAAAACAATAAAAACTATATACAAGGCGAATTTGAATATTTATTAAATGAAAAATTATTTGTTGAAGACGTTGTTACCTTTCATATTCTATGTCAAGCAATAGCCATTCAATTTAATATAGGTTCCCGTGAAACACGCCTTTTTATTGAATCACTTGGAAAATTAATAGAAGAAAGATTAACTAGAATACCACCTATTATAAAAACAGAAATAATAGATGAAGTTTTAAATGAAGTAAAAATTGATGGATCTATTAAATGGACTTCTCTTAAAGGTATAATATCTAGTAAAAAATTATCTCTAACTGATTTATTTATTCAGAATGGAGATATTATTCTACAAGAAGAAGACTTTCTAACCAATTATAGTTCTAAATTCAATGATCGTAATCCCCAACGTATGTATAATATTTTAATTGGAGATAGCATTAAAGAATTGATTTTATCAAGATTAATAATGCAAAAAACAGAAGAATACATTGAAAGAATTAAAGAAATGTCTGCTAAAATTGAAATCCATCCAGCTATAATCGAAATAGGAGAAGAACTAAAAGAATTTATTCCAAATGAGATTAGCAAATACAACCAATTCTATGCCGGGAGCGGAGGAGTGTATGGAACAGTTAAAGCTGGAAAATTAATAAAAGAAGCTTTCCCACCATGTATTGCAAATACTGTTGAAGGTGTATCTTCTGGAGGACGTAATGATGCTATTGTACTTTTATTAACCTCATTTGTATCCTATGCAAGACTATATCCTAGAATATTTGCAAGTGATGAAAGTGTAAAAGTATCTGATATGGATCCTAATTTAACAATTACTGAAAATGAGATATTACCACTAATTTTTGAAGCAGCAGACAATTGTACACCACCCCTATTCGAAGATCAACCCCAAGAAAAAGTTAATATCATATCAAAATTAGGTTTTGGAATGCATGATAAAGTAGATATTAATCATGAAGGAGAAACAAAATGGTATACTCCAATGAGTTGTGAGAAAATTAAAATACATTTACCTCACTTATGCAAGCCAGATAAATCTTGTAAAGGCATTAATAACCCTTTATCTTGTTATGGTCGTAAAAAATACCAACTTGACAATCAAAATAAAAATTAAATAGTTGATGGTGAAAATTTAAAAGGATTATGATTTTCATTAGTAGCTTCATAATATTTATTTAAAATCTTTGTTTCCCAAATATTATAATTAGCTCGTTCATTTTTCTCAAAATTATATGCAATCATGCCAATTTGACGTTCTGCTTCATTAATACCTTTCATTTCACAAAAATCAGAAACAATATCTGGAGCATAATCACATGGTTCATCATCTTTAAATTCTAAAAATTCTATGTATTCATTTTCAGAAAATAATTCTTCTTCATCAATAGGATATTCATTTTCTTTAATTGTAAACAATTCAATATAAATCATGTCAACTAAGGGCAATTGATTTAACTCAATTCCTAATCCATGAATTTTACCAGTTTCTAAATTCAATATAGTATGGCCTGTTTTTTGACAAGGATACCAATTATCATAAGCTGGTTTTACAATATCTTCAGGAGTTAAGCTAGAAAGAATAGTTTTTAGATGTTCAACTCCAATTAATTCAATTACTTCATCCATATTGTTATATTTAATTACATCTTTTATAAATTTATAATATTTCACAAATGCACACTTACTTAATTATTATATATTTTAAAAATTAATTATTAATTGTAAACATTAAAAATTGATATCATGTTTTCTAAAGCAACTATTAAAGAACGAAGACAATATTATCGTGAAGAATGGTCTGTAAATGATCTTCCTGAATTTATTACAAAAGATATTAAAAAAAGAGAATTTGGTTTTGACCATAATGGACGAGGACCCAACGATAGATATAAAGCTTTTAGAGGAAAAGAATCCTTAAAGAAATTTTTAAGATTCAAATCACCTTTTGCAGCTTATATTTCTATTGCATTTTATAATAATCCTAGAAGAAGAGAGGATTGGCTTAAGGCAGAATATGTTTTTGATGTTGATGCAAAAGATATTCCAATTAGAACCTGTCAATGCGATAGTGTTTGTGAAATTTGTCTTGGTGAAGCTTTAGAAATTGTTAATTCATTAATAGATACATTAAAAAGTGATTTGGGATTAAAAAATATTCATTTAATTTATTCAGGAAGAGGATATCACATTAGAATCCTTGATGAAGAAATGATGAGTGCAAATAGTGAACTTAGATCTGAAGTTTTAAAATATGTAGCAGGTGCTGAAATTCCTAAATCCCAATTTTCAAACGCTGAAATTACAAATCAAGGTTTTAACTTTGAACATTTCTCAATTCCCATTGGATATTCAAAGGTTTTTACAGATAAAGTAAAATACAATGTTCAACATCT is from Methanobrevibacter oralis and encodes:
- the priS gene encoding DNA primase catalytic subunit PriS, producing MFSKATIKERRQYYREEWSVNDLPEFITKDIKKREFGFDHNGRGPNDRYKAFRGKESLKKFLRFKSPFAAYISIAFYNNPRRREDWLKAEYVFDVDAKDIPIRTCQCDSVCEICLGEALEIVNSLIDTLKSDLGLKNIHLIYSGRGYHIRILDEEMMSANSELRSEVLKYVAGAEIPKSQFSNAEITNQGFNFEHFSIPIGYSKVFTDKVKYNVQHLVGNENIDGINKKLMKDIINSRYHLENGEWGFFKRDIGPRRYKNLVEAMARVNLSTIDAKVSIDLKRILRLPSSLHSKVSMKCMEVKNRENFDPFSKAVPKFVYERKE
- the metG gene encoding methionine--tRNA ligase; its protein translation is MTKIFISCALPYANGPCHLGHIRSTYLPADIYARYNRMVGNDVLMVCATDEHGTPIAVKADKENKKPIEISKRYHDMIVRDVESMNISLDNFTRTTDEIHYEIAQNFFKELYNKGFIYREDIEQLYCNHCEKFLPDRYVEGLCPACGSEARGDHCEKCGRALEPTELEEPKCLTCGGTPIIKDTYQYAFKLNEFEDDLKDYIENNENLPSNVKNYAKNWLREGLNDWILTRDMNWGIPVPLEEAKGKVLYVWIEAFLGYISSASQWSSETGIKWEDYWNDYVVHFIGKDIIYHHSIFWPGLLKAYGCKMPDMIYAGEFLSLEGEKMSTSKNWVIWIEDFVRDFDADLLRYYLTINAPLNKDSDFSWDDFQRRNNDELADVIGNFLHRTFVFTKKYFDGKVPEYLNPSAEDESFENAIKELPDKVGEYISQFEFREALLEIFKVAKKGNKYFNDAEPWNAVKEDYQKAANCLYLSNQLAKTLAYTLKPYLPIKADEIAKIMNIQNLNEWKDAKVSLPVGYSINKAKPLFKKIEDEVIINQKEKLKESEDDNMSDLISIDDFDEVVIKVGQIKEAEKIEKSDKLLKLQVDIGDETRQIVAGIAKFYSPDELIDRKVCVLANLRPAKLFGTLSEGMVLATGESGALLSPDENAKIGERIQ
- the priL gene encoding DNA primase large subunit PriL is translated as MAEVSYINPLSSEGREIIQKYGDLNQIFQEDDILIDKVIHTTNQKISDDDVIPKSYKDLAIKRIQWAIEKKNNKNYIQGEFEYLLNEKLFVEDVVTFHILCQAIAIQFNIGSRETRLFIESLGKLIEERLTRIPPIIKTEIIDEVLNEVKIDGSIKWTSLKGIISSKKLSLTDLFIQNGDIILQEEDFLTNYSSKFNDRNPQRMYNILIGDSIKELILSRLIMQKTEEYIERIKEMSAKIEIHPAIIEIGEELKEFIPNEISKYNQFYAGSGGVYGTVKAGKLIKEAFPPCIANTVEGVSSGGRNDAIVLLLTSFVSYARLYPRIFASDESVKVSDMDPNLTITENEILPLIFEAADNCTPPLFEDQPQEKVNIISKLGFGMHDKVDINHEGETKWYTPMSCEKIKIHLPHLCKPDKSCKGINNPLSCYGRKKYQLDNQNKN